The genomic window CCGCGTGTCCAAGCAGGGCGTACGGCAGGTTCTCCGGGTCGTGGCCATAGCGGCAAAGGTCAGCGGCTGCCTTAAGGACTGCCTCAGTTGGCGCCTCGGCGTGCCGGCAGCGCTCCAGGAGCGCGGGAACCCCGGCCAGGTACTGGGCGATCCTGCCGTTCGCTGCGTGGACGGTTGCGGCCTTCAGGCGCGGGTCACTGTCCGCCACCGTGCGCGCCGCATGCAGGTCCGCTCCCGTGAACGCGTGCGGCACGGCGATGACTTCGGCGTCCGTGGTGAGAAGACCCCGGGCGTGCTGGTGGATGTCGTCGCTGATCTGCCGGGAGGGTGAAGTTCCCCCAGTGAGTTGGACAGCCTGATACTGGGACGGTTCGTCCCGGAGGAAGCAGTCCAAGTTGAGTGGCAAGAGCAACATGAGCAAGCGGTACACGGCCGAGTTCAAGCGGGACGCGGTCGCGCTCGTCCGGTCGTCGCCGCATCGGAACGTCACCGAGATCGCCCGGGAACTGGGAGTGAGCCCCGAGGGGTTGCGTGGCTGGGTCAAGCAGGCGAAAATCGACCAGGGCGAGGGGCCGGCGGGCGCCCTGACCAGCGAGGAACGTGAGGAGCTGCGGCGCCTGCGCCGCGAGCTGGCTGAGGCCAAGAAGGCGAACGACATCCTGGTAAAAGCCGCGGCCTTCTTCGCGAAGGAGATCGTGAAGTAGGCGCTGTGTGCCGCTTCATCGATGCGGAGAAGGCCACCGAGGAGAACCCCGATGGCTACAGCGTCGCCCGGCTGTGCCGAGTGCTGAGCTTCCACCGCTCCACCTACTACGCCTGGCTCGCTTCACGGCCCGCAGCCGCCGAACGGCAGTGCGCCGAAGACGAGTTGACCGACCGGATCCGTGAGATCCACGCCACCTCGCGAGGTGCCTACGGCGCCCCGCGCGTCCATGCGGAGCTGCGGCGGGGCGGCCTCGCGATCAACAGGAAAAGGGTCGAGCGGATCATGCGCGAGCGCGACATTCGCGGTGTCACCCGCCGCAGGCGCCGCTACCTGACGCAGCAGGACACCAAGGCAGCCCCTGCCCCGGACCTGGTCGGCCGCGACTTCACCGCATACGAGCCAGGCCGGAAGCTGGTGGGCGACATCACGTATCTCCCCACGGTCGAGGGCTGGTGGTACCTGGCCACGGTCATCGACCTGGCGACCCGTGAGGTGATCGGGTATGCGATGGCCGACCACCACCGCGCCGAACTGGTCACCGACGCCCTGCGCATGGCTGCCGGCCGCGGCGGCCTGCAGCCCGGCTGCATCATGCACACCGACCGCGGCAGCGAGTACACCAGTGGCGAATTTCGCACCGTGATAAGGGAGTTGAATCTGAGGCAGAGTATGGGACGAACCGGCATATGCTATGATAATGCTGCAGCCGAGAGTTTCTTCGGACTGCTCAAAGCGGAGATCGGCACCACCGTCTGGGAAAGCCGTGAGGCGGCCCGAGCCGACGTCTTCTGCTTCATCGAAGTCGAGTACAACCGCACCAGGCTCCGCAAGCACCCCGAGTTCGGGTACCTCACCCCACTCGAAACCCGAGCTAGATTGCGGCACGACCTCACCCCCGCAGCGTAAGCATCCGCTGTCCAAGATCAGGGGGGAACTTCATGCCCCCACGCTGGGGGTCCGGAATGCTCACCACGTCCTTCACCTTGATCAGCGAGGTATGGGCGGCCCAGCCGGCGCCACCGGCCTCAACTGACACAGATGAGGGCACTGGTATCTGAGATGAACGAGCTCGTCGCGGGGCCTGGTTCCTCCGGCGTGGAACCGTCCGTGGTGGGGCAGCGCCTGCGAGTCTTCCTGGATGCGGAGCGAGTGGTGGACGACCTGCGCCGCTATTTCGCGATCGACCTGCCCCCAGGTGCCGGCGCGTTCACGGGGGGCCGGTTCGAGCACCTGGCGGGCGGGGGTGACCGTCGGCAGGTCGCGGACCAGTTCACCGCAGAGGACCTGGTGGCGGTGCAGACCCTGTCGGTGACCGTCCCTCCGCGCGTCGCCCTCGACCTGCTGGAAGGCCCGTTGGGCACCCAACTGTCCGAACTGCTGCGAGACATCCCTTCTGACACCGACCTGTCCGACGCCGATGCCTCGGTCATCGCGGACGGCTCGCCGGCGTACCGGGCCTGGCGCTTGCTGGAGGGCCAGTACAAGGTCGGGTGGGCGATCGCCGGGAAGCTCTTGGCCCGTAAGCGGCCGCGGCTGCTGCCGGTCTACGACCGGGTCGTGCGCTGTGCGCTCGGCCACCCGCCGTCGTTCTGGACCGATCTGCGCACCGCCCTGCGCGAGCACGGCGCAGCCCTGCACCACCGGCTCCTTGGCCTGCGGCAGAACGCGGGCCTGCCCGAGACGGTCAGCGCCCTACGTGTCGCCGATGTCGCGGTATGGATGGCTCACCCCGCCCCGGGCCACCGCTGCCCCTGAGGACCCGTCGCAGGGACGGCCAAGCGCTGACGCTCGGAGAGGGCTCGGCTGGAGTGTGGGGTGCTGGCCGGCCTGGCGGTGCTGTGGGTTCGGCTCCAGCCCTACGCCGACTCCGTAACTGAGTCACCGCCGACCCCTGCGACGCCGTGCTACTGGTGGTGGGAGACATCTGTGGCGTCTCACTGCGTCTGAGGGATGAGCTCAGGTTGGCGACCCCGGGATCTGTGGTGCCTTTCGCCTGGGGGCTGTGGCGTGGGGGATAGGCTGGCTGACAGAGACCTGTCTGCAGCCCAAACGTGGGGCAGTTGGCGCAGTGCCTGGCGGAGAATCTTGGGCTTGGGCGCGGATCGGTGTGGGGGTGCTGGGTGTCGCAGGTGTCTGGGTCTGAGGGGTCCGCTGGTGTGCAGGTACCGGAGGCGGCGGGCGCGGTTGATGCAGGGCGTCGTGAACGGATCCGCAGTCGGCTGAGCCGCTTCGGGCCGGGCCCGGTGGGCTGGTTCACCGACATCTGCACACTGCTCGATCAGGACCTCCCGCTTGTGTCGGCCGGGATGCTGGTGTCGCATCTGTTCCGGGAGCTGGAGAGCGCGGTACGTGAGGTTCTGCTGCCGGATAAGGTGCGCCGCACCCCGGAGAAGGACATTCCCAAGGGTGGGAAGCACCTGTTCCAGGTGAACGGGATCCTTGGGTCTTTGGGTATCGACCCAGACAGCCACGCGGGTGCTCTGTGGTTGGGCGAGGCGAAGAACTTGCATGCGTATGCTCACCGGAGCCGCATGGATCTGTTTGCGCTGGATGCCCCGACGCGGGAGCGGTTGGTGGCGTTCGAAGACATGCTCGAGGTGGTCCTGGACGCGTTCGAGGCCCGCTATCTCACGGTCATCGAACGGTTGGAGGCATTGGCGGCGAAGACGTCCCCCAACCAGGGGGACGTCGACTTGCTGCGCAAGACCTTCCCCCAGGACTTCTTGACGCAGGAGCGGTTCTTCTCCCTGCTCGGCAGCGCGGCGTGGCTGCGGCACCTGGCTGAGGCGGGCCTATTCTCGGCCCCGGTGGAACCGGAAGTCGATGACGAGGCCGGCACGGTGGCGTTCCCCGCC from Streptomyces sp. NBC_01198 includes these protein-coding regions:
- a CDS encoding transposase, encoding MSGKSNMSKRYTAEFKRDAVALVRSSPHRNVTEIARELGVSPEGLRGWVKQAKIDQGEGPAGALTSEEREELRRLRRELAEAKKANDILVKAAAFFAKEIVK
- a CDS encoding IS3 family transposase; the protein is MCRFIDAEKATEENPDGYSVARLCRVLSFHRSTYYAWLASRPAAAERQCAEDELTDRIREIHATSRGAYGAPRVHAELRRGGLAINRKRVERIMRERDIRGVTRRRRRYLTQQDTKAAPAPDLVGRDFTAYEPGRKLVGDITYLPTVEGWWYLATVIDLATREVIGYAMADHHRAELVTDALRMAAGRGGLQPGCIMHTDRGSEYTSGEFRTVIRELNLRQSMGRTGICYDNAAAESFFGLLKAEIGTTVWESREAARADVFCFIEVEYNRTRLRKHPEFGYLTPLETRARLRHDLTPAA
- a CDS encoding DUF6308 family protein, with protein sequence MNELVAGPGSSGVEPSVVGQRLRVFLDAERVVDDLRRYFAIDLPPGAGAFTGGRFEHLAGGGDRRQVADQFTAEDLVAVQTLSVTVPPRVALDLLEGPLGTQLSELLRDIPSDTDLSDADASVIADGSPAYRAWRLLEGQYKVGWAIAGKLLARKRPRLLPVYDRVVRCALGHPPSFWTDLRTALREHGAALHHRLLGLRQNAGLPETVSALRVADVAVWMAHPAPGHRCP